The following proteins are encoded in a genomic region of Desulfosporosinus youngiae DSM 17734:
- a CDS encoding PaaI family thioesterase has product MVRVADLEKGNYWRHLGMSTIVGADGITRVQLTVSDELLQFYGNLHGGVIASILDSAIAIAVNQQLDPEEGATTVELKINYLRAISEGTLWGEGKVIKKGRNLVVAQGEIKNDTGEILAIGTATFMVKQMTR; this is encoded by the coding sequence GTGGTTAGAGTCGCAGATCTGGAGAAAGGTAATTATTGGAGACATCTTGGCATGTCAACTATCGTTGGTGCCGATGGAATAACTCGAGTACAATTAACAGTTAGTGATGAATTATTGCAGTTTTATGGAAATCTGCATGGAGGGGTTATAGCTTCTATCCTTGATTCAGCCATCGCAATAGCGGTTAATCAACAATTAGATCCGGAAGAAGGTGCGACCACCGTGGAACTTAAGATCAATTATTTGCGTGCAATAAGTGAAGGAACTCTTTGGGGCGAAGGAAAGGTGATCAAAAAAGGCAGAAACCTTGTGGTTGCCCAAGGTGAAATAAAGAACGATACAGGTGAAATACTGGCCATAGGCACTGCGACATTCATGGTCAAGCAAATGACTCGATAG
- the spoIVA gene encoding stage IV sporulation protein A: MEKLDIFRDIAERTGGDIYLGVVGPVRTGKSTFIKRFMDLLVLPNIQDAFERERAKDELPQSGTGRMITTTEPKFIPSESVEIVVKDSIHMNVRLVDCVGYSVEGALGYEAEDGEEPRMMKTSWSDEPMSFQDAAEMGTRKVISDHATIGIVVTTDGSITDIPREAYLEAEERVISELRQLGKPFVVVLNTTRPYSESTLELSRSLEERYAIPVIPVNCLEMVQEDITQILEEVLYEFPVAEVNIDLPKWVEELDPSHAVRAAFEETVRKAIDGVRRLRDIDQALDALSECQYAQDVLLKEMNLGTGVANVEITAVEGLFKTVLQDLTGIEIEGDHSLLRLVLDYSKGKREWDKLAEAIEEVRVNGYGVVTPQLEEMFLDEPELVKQGGHYGIKLKASAPSLHIIRADVTTEITPLIGTEKQAEELVKFMLDEFESDPKKVWQSNIFGKSLHDLVREGIQNKLYRMPENAQNKLQDTLQRIVNDGSGGLICIII; the protein is encoded by the coding sequence ATGGAAAAGTTAGACATTTTTAGGGATATCGCAGAGAGAACTGGGGGCGATATCTACCTCGGTGTCGTTGGGCCGGTCCGTACGGGAAAGTCCACCTTTATCAAACGATTCATGGACCTCCTAGTCTTGCCCAACATCCAAGATGCATTTGAACGGGAACGAGCCAAAGATGAGCTTCCTCAAAGTGGGACCGGTAGAATGATCACCACGACGGAACCTAAGTTTATTCCATCTGAATCTGTGGAAATCGTGGTCAAAGATTCCATTCATATGAATGTTCGTTTAGTTGACTGTGTCGGATACAGTGTGGAGGGAGCCTTAGGGTACGAAGCAGAAGATGGCGAAGAGCCGCGCATGATGAAAACATCCTGGAGTGACGAGCCTATGTCTTTCCAAGATGCAGCTGAAATGGGCACTCGCAAAGTTATATCGGATCACGCTACGATCGGTATTGTAGTGACAACCGATGGATCAATTACGGATATACCCAGAGAAGCTTACCTGGAGGCTGAAGAACGGGTCATTTCCGAGCTTCGGCAGCTTGGCAAACCCTTCGTGGTTGTGCTAAACACCACCCGTCCCTATTCAGAAAGTACCCTCGAATTGAGCCGGTCACTTGAGGAGCGCTATGCAATTCCCGTTATTCCAGTCAATTGTCTCGAGATGGTACAGGAGGATATCACACAGATTCTAGAAGAAGTTCTTTACGAATTCCCTGTAGCTGAAGTAAATATTGATCTGCCGAAATGGGTTGAGGAACTCGATCCTTCTCATGCAGTCAGGGCTGCCTTTGAGGAAACGGTTCGCAAAGCGATTGATGGGGTGCGCCGCCTACGTGATATTGATCAGGCCTTAGATGCCTTATCAGAATGCCAATATGCCCAAGATGTTCTTCTTAAAGAGATGAACTTAGGCACCGGTGTAGCTAATGTCGAGATCACGGCAGTGGAAGGACTCTTCAAAACAGTTCTGCAAGATCTCACAGGAATTGAAATTGAAGGAGATCATTCCTTACTGCGTTTAGTTTTAGACTATAGTAAGGGCAAGAGGGAATGGGATAAACTCGCGGAGGCCATCGAAGAAGTCCGTGTCAACGGCTATGGTGTGGTTACGCCTCAACTTGAGGAAATGTTCCTTGATGAGCCAGAGCTCGTCAAGCAAGGCGGACATTATGGAATTAAACTCAAAGCGAGCGCCCCATCACTGCATATTATTAGAGCCGATGTCACAACGGAAATCACACCCTTAATCGGCACGGAAAAGCAAGCTGAAGAACTTGTGAAGTTTATGCTGGATGAGTTTGAAAGTGATCCTAAGAAGGTTTGGCAATCGAACATTTTTGGTAAGTCTCTCCATGATTTGGTTCGTGAAGGAATCCAAAATAAGCTTTATAGGATGCCTGAAAATGCCCAAAATAAGCTGCAGGACACCCTCCAGAGGATTGTTAATGATGGCAGCGGAGGTCTCATCTGTATAATTATTTAG
- a CDS encoding biotin transporter BioY — MDETNNSLRRMVYAAMFGALTAIGSLIVIPLQPLPITLQTLFTGLAGVLLGGATGALSQIVYVLLGVIGLPVFAGGKAGLGTLMGPTGGYLIGFIIGAYVIGKLVEARKEPGLVWLGFSLVVGNLVIYALGVAQLSFVAHLSVAKALMVGVVPFIIGDLLKLVATVLISLKLRNIIKR, encoded by the coding sequence ATGGATGAAACTAATAATTCTTTACGGCGCATGGTCTACGCCGCTATGTTCGGGGCCTTGACGGCAATCGGTTCCTTAATAGTCATCCCCTTGCAGCCATTGCCCATTACCCTGCAGACGCTTTTTACAGGTTTGGCAGGGGTTCTGTTGGGTGGGGCTACAGGTGCGTTGAGCCAGATCGTTTACGTACTTTTGGGTGTAATCGGTTTACCCGTCTTTGCCGGTGGTAAAGCTGGTCTTGGGACGCTGATGGGTCCTACCGGCGGTTACCTGATTGGCTTTATTATAGGAGCTTACGTAATCGGTAAACTCGTTGAAGCAAGGAAGGAACCGGGTTTAGTATGGTTAGGATTTTCCTTGGTTGTAGGAAATCTAGTGATTTATGCCTTAGGAGTTGCACAGCTTTCGTTTGTTGCACACTTATCCGTAGCAAAGGCCTTGATGGTAGGTGTAGTACCTTTTATAATTGGTGATCTTCTCAAGCTAGTGGCTACTGTTTTGATCTCCCTTAAATTACGTAATATTATTAAACGATAG
- a CDS encoding energy-coupling factor transporter ATPase, with the protein MKTMIRVHNLTYTYEKGRPPVLKDINLQIGEGEYIAIIGPNGCGKTTLIRHFNALLLPSAGEVQVGEFNTRETKHLREIRRKVGMAFQNADNQIVGMSVEEDVAFGPGNLGLPSAEVRRRVDQALATAGLTELRTRPPHTLSGGQKQRLALAGLLAMEPEFIVLDEPTASLDPESKKKVSQLLKTLNSQGIGIVHVTHSMDEATLADRVLVLDQGELVADGNPRDILSRVDWLKSLGLAPTYITELMWRLHQAGIDVNTSIFTIDSAVEEIASLLKHHKNSSSRAKLPGKVM; encoded by the coding sequence ATGAAAACTATGATTAGAGTCCATAACCTGACTTATACCTATGAAAAAGGACGCCCCCCTGTCCTTAAAGATATTAATCTTCAGATAGGTGAGGGAGAGTATATTGCAATTATCGGTCCCAACGGTTGTGGCAAGACCACTCTCATTCGGCATTTTAATGCCTTACTGCTTCCTTCAGCCGGTGAAGTACAGGTCGGTGAGTTCAATACCAGGGAAACGAAGCACCTTCGGGAAATCCGGCGTAAGGTCGGTATGGCCTTTCAGAATGCCGATAATCAGATCGTCGGTATGAGCGTGGAGGAAGACGTAGCCTTCGGTCCTGGTAATTTAGGGTTGCCGTCTGCAGAAGTACGGCGGCGGGTAGACCAGGCTCTCGCTACGGCAGGTTTAACCGAGCTGCGGACCCGGCCTCCGCATACCCTTTCCGGAGGTCAGAAACAACGTTTAGCTTTGGCTGGCTTGCTGGCTATGGAACCTGAATTTATCGTGCTTGATGAGCCTACTGCTTCTCTGGACCCTGAAAGTAAAAAGAAAGTATCACAATTATTAAAAACATTAAATTCCCAGGGGATAGGCATTGTCCATGTGACCCATAGTATGGATGAGGCAACTTTAGCTGACCGGGTGCTGGTACTGGATCAGGGTGAATTGGTTGCTGATGGAAATCCAAGGGATATATTGAGCAGGGTGGACTGGCTTAAATCACTCGGTCTGGCCCCGACCTATATTACTGAATTGATGTGGCGGCTGCATCAGGCAGGAATAGACGTGAATACCAGTATTTTTACAATTGACTCTGCGGTCGAGGAAATTGCTTCCCTACTGAAGCATCACAAGAATTCTTCCAGTCGAGCTAAACTACCCGGGAAGGTGATGTAA
- the der gene encoding ribosome biogenesis GTPase Der — translation MSKPIVAIVGRPNVGKSTLFNRITGGLVAIVENMPGVTRDRLYRDAEWLGRKFSLIDTGGIEFKDEGTPISSQMRRQAEIAMEEADVIIFVVDAQISPTPDDDIIARTLRRSGKPVLLAANKVEDFAKIEGQLYDFLSLGLGEAIPISAVHGMNTGDLLDLVISNLPEDDEEEYDPDVIRISVIGRPNVGKSSLVNTLLGKERVIVSNVPGTTRDAIDTPFEHEGRHYILIDTAGMRRKARIEELTEQYSVVRSLRAVDRSDAILMLIDAVDGVTEQDKKIAGYADEAGKAIILIVNKWDLIEKDEKTINKFEKSIREELGFMQYAPTMFISAKTGQRVNKILDLVDFVVEQNSTRVTTATLNTLLKEWMHLNPPPTDKGRRLKVRYLTQVGVKPPTFVFFVNDPELMHFSYKRYLENQMRKHFGFEGTPIRIVIRQKDEEKE, via the coding sequence TTGAGTAAACCTATTGTAGCTATAGTCGGTCGGCCGAATGTTGGCAAGTCGACATTATTCAACCGCATTACGGGCGGACTGGTAGCTATTGTGGAAAATATGCCGGGGGTAACAAGGGATCGGCTTTATCGGGACGCGGAATGGCTGGGGCGGAAGTTTTCCTTGATTGATACCGGGGGAATCGAATTTAAAGATGAAGGAACTCCGATTTCTTCGCAAATGAGAAGGCAGGCAGAAATTGCTATGGAGGAAGCGGATGTTATTATCTTCGTAGTGGATGCCCAAATTTCCCCGACGCCCGATGATGATATTATTGCCCGTACCTTACGCCGGTCTGGCAAACCTGTCTTGCTGGCTGCCAATAAAGTGGAGGACTTTGCCAAAATCGAAGGTCAGCTTTATGATTTCTTAAGTTTAGGGCTGGGAGAAGCAATTCCTATTTCTGCAGTTCATGGAATGAATACGGGCGACCTGCTTGATTTGGTTATTTCAAACTTGCCGGAGGATGATGAGGAAGAGTACGATCCGGATGTCATCCGCATTTCGGTGATCGGACGTCCGAATGTCGGCAAATCATCCTTGGTCAACACCTTGCTTGGGAAAGAACGAGTCATTGTCAGCAATGTTCCGGGAACCACCCGGGATGCTATCGATACTCCCTTCGAACACGAAGGCAGGCATTATATCTTGATTGACACAGCTGGAATGCGCCGTAAAGCACGCATAGAAGAACTTACCGAGCAATATAGTGTTGTTCGTTCTCTGCGCGCCGTCGATCGCTCAGATGCGATCCTCATGCTTATTGATGCTGTAGATGGAGTCACAGAACAAGATAAAAAGATTGCCGGATATGCTGACGAAGCAGGTAAAGCGATTATTTTGATCGTCAATAAATGGGACCTGATCGAAAAAGATGAAAAGACGATCAACAAATTTGAAAAGTCAATTCGTGAAGAACTAGGATTTATGCAATATGCGCCAACTATGTTTATTTCCGCAAAAACCGGACAACGGGTGAATAAGATTCTGGACCTTGTCGATTTCGTGGTCGAGCAGAACTCAACTCGTGTCACAACGGCGACGTTAAATACCTTACTTAAAGAGTGGATGCATCTTAATCCGCCTCCGACAGATAAGGGACGGCGCTTAAAGGTTCGCTACCTGACTCAAGTAGGGGTTAAGCCGCCAACGTTTGTTTTCTTCGTTAATGACCCGGAACTTATGCACTTTTCCTATAAACGATATTTGGAGAATCAGATGCGGAAACATTTTGGATTTGAGGGTACTCCAATCCGAATTGTGATTCGACAAAAAGACGAAGAGAAGGAGTAG
- a CDS encoding NAD(P)H-dependent glycerol-3-phosphate dehydrogenase has protein sequence MSKVAVYGAGSWGSALAVLLAKAGHQVALIGRHEAEMEQMKKHRENAHYLPGVVLPPGLLPTTDLNLLNTELVVFCVPSHSVREAARLVRPYLREGCIVVNTAKGMEEGTYLRLSEVLTEELPQNPVAVLSGPSHAEEVGRDMPTTVVVASEVGTAQTVQDMMMTPKFRVYTNPDVIGVELGGALKNVIALCTGIAEGLGFGDNTKAALMTRGLAEIARLGVALGGNPLTFAGLSGVGDLIVTCTSLHSRNRRAGVALGQGKPLETVLEEVGMVVEGVRATRIAYHLGIKNNIPMPITEQAYKVLFEGADPKIAVADLMLRGKRHELEEVVEMSWLK, from the coding sequence ATGTCTAAAGTTGCAGTTTATGGGGCTGGGAGTTGGGGTAGTGCTCTGGCAGTCCTTTTGGCGAAAGCTGGTCATCAGGTTGCTCTTATCGGCCGTCACGAAGCTGAAATGGAACAAATGAAAAAACATCGTGAAAATGCCCATTATCTGCCGGGCGTTGTTTTGCCTCCAGGTCTTCTGCCCACAACAGATCTCAACCTCTTGAATACAGAGCTGGTTGTTTTCTGTGTACCCTCCCATAGTGTACGAGAAGCTGCTCGTTTGGTAAGGCCTTACCTAAGGGAAGGCTGTATCGTTGTCAATACAGCAAAAGGGATGGAAGAGGGAACGTATCTGCGCCTCTCCGAAGTATTGACTGAGGAGCTGCCCCAAAATCCGGTTGCCGTTTTATCCGGTCCTAGTCATGCAGAAGAAGTCGGCAGGGATATGCCGACGACAGTAGTTGTTGCCTCGGAGGTTGGGACTGCTCAAACCGTTCAAGATATGATGATGACACCGAAATTTAGGGTCTATACAAATCCTGATGTCATCGGTGTTGAGCTTGGTGGAGCCTTGAAAAATGTCATTGCTTTATGTACAGGTATTGCTGAGGGATTAGGGTTTGGAGACAATACAAAAGCTGCTTTAATGACCAGAGGATTAGCGGAGATTGCACGTTTAGGCGTGGCCTTGGGAGGAAATCCACTGACATTTGCCGGATTATCCGGGGTGGGTGATCTGATCGTCACCTGTACCAGTCTTCATAGCCGCAACCGCCGGGCTGGTGTCGCTCTCGGTCAGGGTAAGCCTTTAGAAACCGTGCTTGAAGAAGTTGGGATGGTCGTAGAAGGAGTGAGAGCAACTCGTATTGCCTATCACCTTGGAATTAAAAATAATATCCCTATGCCGATTACCGAGCAAGCGTATAAAGTTTTATTTGAAGGTGCAGATCCTAAAATTGCCGTCGCAGATTTAATGTTGCGAGGGAAACGCCACGAATTAGAAGAAGTTGTCGAGATGAGTTGGTTAAAATAA
- a CDS encoding energy-coupling factor transporter transmembrane component T family protein: MYRLGQYIYLESPVHRLDPRVKIIAVIALSIIIFQVNVVGLLVVSGMVLALSLLAHLSTGAVLKTVQPVLPLFFILFLLYIFFTQGRPLPPFPIGPVQISYEGLNLGIVQVWKFLLLVLAASILTMTTMQSEITMGLERLLRPIRVIGISSHDIAMLISLALRFMPTLLDEMNSISQAQLARGANFNPSRLSGKIRAIGYLAVPLAVNVFRRCDELVDAMEARGYQQGHRTYLRELILTPGEYGLILGIIAALIVVVV; encoded by the coding sequence ATGTATAGACTTGGGCAATACATTTATCTTGAATCACCGGTGCATAGACTGGATCCCCGGGTTAAAATCATAGCTGTGATAGCACTTAGTATTATTATTTTTCAAGTAAATGTTGTTGGACTCTTAGTTGTCAGCGGCATGGTACTTGCGTTATCGCTGCTTGCCCATCTTTCCACGGGGGCGGTTTTAAAAACGGTTCAGCCGGTACTGCCCCTTTTTTTCATTCTATTCTTACTGTATATCTTTTTCACCCAAGGGAGGCCATTGCCACCGTTTCCTATTGGCCCGGTGCAGATCAGTTACGAGGGCTTAAATCTGGGAATTGTACAGGTCTGGAAGTTTCTGCTGCTAGTGTTGGCTGCATCGATTTTGACTATGACCACCATGCAATCGGAGATTACTATGGGCTTGGAACGACTATTGCGGCCCATAAGGGTTATTGGAATATCCTCTCATGATATAGCCATGTTGATATCTCTTGCTCTAAGGTTTATGCCAACGCTGCTCGATGAGATGAACAGTATCAGCCAGGCACAATTGGCTCGGGGCGCTAATTTCAATCCCAGTCGTTTGAGCGGGAAAATTAGGGCGATCGGTTACCTGGCAGTGCCTTTGGCTGTGAATGTCTTTCGACGGTGTGATGAGCTGGTGGATGCTATGGAGGCTCGAGGATATCAGCAGGGCCACCGTACCTATTTGCGCGAGCTAATCTTAACCCCCGGCGAATACGGTTTAATACTGGGGATTATCGCTGCATTGATAGTGGTCGTGGTATGA
- a CDS encoding biotin--[acetyl-CoA-carboxylase] ligase, with amino-acid sequence MAMREAVLQALKEKNGEWLSGEMLSESLKVSRTTVWNQIKALLAEGYEVESSPRKGYRLSSPPDILSPAEVCPGLTAEVFGRKEYLYYQEIDSTNSQAKALASKGYPEGTLVVADMQTAGRGRRGRSWYSPGSQGIYMSIILRPVLPLKEISRISLLVAVAVAETLAEELNLPACIKWPNDILIDNKKIAGILSEVVTDMDGIEYIVVGIGLNINNQPQDFPSDFRTPATSAMAEDRCLVSRVKVLQGLLARLESHYLDLLAGRFAGTLEKGKSLSVVIGQELKLDTINGVLQGQAVDIDDHGFLLLRDQSGIIHTIMSGEITILS; translated from the coding sequence ATGGCTATGCGCGAAGCAGTATTGCAGGCCTTAAAAGAAAAAAATGGAGAATGGCTTTCGGGAGAAATGTTAAGTGAAAGCTTAAAAGTATCTCGCACGACCGTCTGGAATCAGATTAAAGCGTTGCTCGCAGAGGGATATGAAGTGGAATCATCCCCTAGAAAGGGCTATCGCCTTAGTTCTCCTCCGGATATACTGTCACCTGCGGAAGTTTGTCCCGGATTGACAGCGGAGGTATTTGGCCGGAAGGAGTATTTATATTACCAGGAAATTGATTCTACTAATAGCCAAGCCAAAGCATTAGCCTCCAAAGGGTACCCTGAGGGAACCCTGGTAGTTGCGGATATGCAGACGGCTGGGCGGGGGCGCCGCGGGCGGAGTTGGTACTCTCCGGGAAGCCAGGGTATATATATGTCCATAATTCTGCGGCCGGTCTTACCATTGAAGGAAATTTCCCGTATATCTCTCTTAGTCGCTGTGGCTGTAGCCGAAACACTGGCAGAGGAACTAAATTTGCCGGCCTGCATTAAGTGGCCTAACGATATATTAATAGACAACAAAAAAATTGCGGGTATCCTGTCCGAAGTGGTAACTGACATGGACGGTATAGAATACATCGTCGTCGGAATCGGTTTAAATATAAACAATCAACCGCAGGACTTTCCCAGCGATTTTCGTACGCCCGCTACCTCTGCGATGGCTGAAGACCGGTGTCTCGTTTCCCGGGTCAAGGTACTCCAAGGTCTGCTGGCAAGGTTAGAAAGCCATTATTTAGACTTACTGGCAGGCAGGTTTGCAGGCACCCTTGAAAAAGGGAAAAGTCTGTCGGTAGTAATCGGACAAGAGCTAAAATTAGATACAATTAATGGTGTTCTTCAGGGTCAGGCCGTCGATATTGATGATCATGGATTTCTCCTGCTTCGGGATCAATCGGGCATTATCCACACTATAATGTCTGGTGAGATAACAATCCTATCTTAA
- a CDS encoding EFR1 family ferrodoxin (N-terminal region resembles flavodoxins. C-terminal ferrodoxin region binds two 4Fe-4S clusters.), with translation MAKAINAMYFSPTETTKKVVLRIAENISESMQSGTTIKTIDFTLPDVRKEPVSFTKDDILVLGIPVYAGRVPNILLNYLSSIKGNDSLAIAVVLYGNRNYDDALIELNDILVLNGFKVVAGGAFIGEHSFSKILAKDRPDEKDMAIATNFAGQISTKLKTQDDIRTVNVKGNSPYRSYYKPKNKEGQPVDIRKVTPKTNSDCTDCKICVSVCPMGSIDYEDVFKLNGICIKCGACIKKCPAHAKYYDSEDYLRHKYELEIEFASRREPELFL, from the coding sequence ATGGCTAAAGCAATCAATGCTATGTATTTTAGCCCCACAGAAACTACTAAAAAAGTGGTATTGAGAATTGCAGAGAACATTTCAGAGAGTATGCAGAGTGGAACAACTATCAAAACAATTGATTTTACACTGCCGGATGTTAGAAAAGAACCGGTGTCGTTCACAAAGGATGATATCCTGGTTTTAGGGATTCCGGTTTACGCAGGTAGGGTTCCCAATATATTATTGAACTATTTGAGCTCAATAAAGGGCAATGATTCATTGGCGATCGCAGTCGTTCTTTATGGAAACAGAAATTATGACGATGCTTTAATTGAACTAAACGATATTCTTGTACTAAACGGTTTCAAAGTTGTAGCCGGCGGGGCATTTATTGGTGAACACTCATTTTCGAAAATACTTGCCAAAGATAGACCAGATGAAAAAGATATGGCAATTGCAACTAATTTTGCCGGGCAAATATCAACAAAACTTAAAACTCAAGATGATATTCGAACGGTTAATGTCAAAGGGAATTCGCCGTACCGAAGCTATTACAAGCCTAAAAATAAAGAAGGCCAGCCTGTTGATATTAGAAAGGTTACTCCTAAAACCAATAGTGATTGTACGGATTGTAAGATTTGTGTAAGTGTTTGTCCGATGGGTTCTATCGATTATGAAGATGTCTTTAAACTAAATGGAATATGTATCAAATGTGGTGCTTGTATTAAAAAATGTCCCGCTCATGCAAAGTATTATGATAGTGAAGATTATCTAAGACATAAATATGAGTTGGAAATTGAATTTGCTTCCCGAAGAGAACCGGAGTTATTCCTGTAA
- the plsY gene encoding glycerol-3-phosphate 1-O-acyltransferase PlsY gives MTRYLIFILAYCLGAIPFAYLAGSYKGIDVRRHGSGNIGTTNAFRLLGVKLGIMVLLGDFLKGAVSAYLGLWAFGPWGGILGGLLAMAGHSWNPLFGFRPSGKGVAAGFGIITVLMPKITLIAIIVFVLVVWLTRYVSMGSVTGALTVLIMVFVFSQPFAYRVFAVVAVFAVLVLHRANFKRVLQGTEHRFGDKK, from the coding sequence ATGACACGTTACCTAATATTTATCTTGGCGTATTGCTTGGGTGCCATTCCTTTTGCATATTTAGCAGGTTCGTATAAAGGAATTGACGTACGTCGGCATGGTAGCGGAAATATTGGCACAACAAACGCCTTTCGCCTTTTAGGAGTGAAGCTGGGCATTATGGTGCTCCTCGGAGATTTCTTAAAAGGAGCAGTGTCCGCCTATCTGGGTTTATGGGCTTTTGGGCCTTGGGGAGGCATTCTTGGCGGGTTACTGGCCATGGCAGGTCATAGCTGGAATCCGCTTTTTGGCTTCCGGCCCAGTGGGAAAGGGGTCGCAGCGGGGTTCGGGATTATTACAGTCTTAATGCCGAAAATCACATTAATTGCTATCATAGTCTTTGTACTTGTTGTATGGCTTACACGTTATGTTTCGATGGGTTCGGTTACTGGTGCACTCACGGTGCTGATCATGGTTTTTGTCTTTTCGCAGCCATTTGCCTACCGGGTTTTTGCAGTGGTCGCTGTTTTTGCAGTTCTGGTTCTTCATCGGGCTAACTTTAAGCGAGTATTACAAGGAACAGAACATCGATTTGGGGACAAGAAGTGA